In the genome of Nitrospira japonica, one region contains:
- a CDS encoding GGDEF domain-containing response regulator, translating into MIAVLLIEDNDVDAQFTQDLLAEWSIEEFRITHVKTLADGLALIGQTRFDAILLDLSLPDAFGLPTVRQVHATNPAIPVVVLSGVSDQALALQAVQQGAQDYLVKGQGHPELLARAVRYAIERKRTEERLTYLAQYDHLTGLVNRSLFRDRLIQAMARSKRLQQPIGLMLLDLDRFKAVNDTLGHDIGDELLKAVSERLKSCVREVDTVARMGGDEFTIILEGVPSEASIVVVAKRIAEAISSAFELKGHHVSIGVSIGITVYPHDDQGIDELLKHSDEAMYRAKQQGGSGFYFHEASGYHTQSAHAES; encoded by the coding sequence ATGATCGCCGTTCTTCTTATAGAAGACAACGATGTCGATGCCCAATTTACCCAAGATCTGTTGGCCGAATGGAGCATAGAGGAATTCCGCATTACGCACGTCAAGACCTTGGCCGACGGATTGGCACTCATCGGTCAAACCCGTTTTGACGCCATTCTTCTCGATCTCTCTCTTCCCGACGCCTTTGGGTTGCCGACGGTTCGGCAGGTGCATGCGACTAATCCGGCGATCCCGGTGGTCGTACTCAGTGGTGTGAGTGACCAGGCTCTGGCCCTGCAAGCGGTGCAACAGGGAGCCCAGGACTATCTGGTCAAAGGACAGGGACATCCCGAACTGCTCGCCAGGGCGGTACGGTATGCGATCGAGCGCAAACGTACGGAAGAACGCCTGACCTATCTCGCCCAATACGATCACCTTACCGGTTTGGTCAACCGCAGCCTGTTTCGGGACCGATTGATCCAAGCGATGGCCCGCAGTAAACGGCTCCAGCAGCCCATCGGGCTGATGTTGTTGGATCTCGACCGCTTCAAGGCCGTCAACGATACATTAGGCCACGACATCGGCGATGAATTGTTGAAGGCGGTGTCGGAACGATTGAAAAGCTGCGTCCGCGAAGTCGATACCGTCGCCCGCATGGGGGGCGATGAATTTACGATCATTCTGGAAGGGGTGCCGTCGGAGGCCAGTATCGTCGTAGTGGCCAAGCGGATCGCGGAGGCTATCTCCTCGGCCTTTGAATTGAAAGGCCATCACGTATCAATCGGCGTGAGTATCGGAATCACCGTTTATCCGCACGATGATCAGGGAATAGACGAGCTTCTCAAACATTCGGATGAAGCGATGTACCGCGCGAAGCAGCAAGGAGGCAGCGGCTTCTATTTTCACGAAGCCTCCGGCTACCACACGCAATCCGCCCACGCCGAGTCCTGA
- the ybgF gene encoding tol-pal system protein YbgF translates to MTLSYRPRIVAVFGILLPLCLNPVLASAAPGQVQDTSRHLYDRVMEEFKHRDYEAALAGFRLFLELHAQTALAANAQYWVGECQYRMGRYKDALASFYNVVSYYPLSPKLPASTLKIGQTYTKLKDHEKARMMYERVLDEYPDSPEAEAARKALDMEQPRAESTTLPE, encoded by the coding sequence ATGACACTATCGTATAGGCCTCGGATCGTTGCCGTGTTCGGAATTCTCCTGCCGCTATGCCTCAATCCCGTTCTGGCCTCCGCCGCTCCGGGGCAGGTTCAGGATACGTCACGTCATTTGTATGATCGGGTCATGGAAGAATTCAAGCACCGGGATTACGAAGCGGCTCTCGCCGGTTTTCGCCTGTTCCTCGAACTCCATGCCCAAACCGCGCTTGCGGCGAACGCACAATACTGGGTCGGGGAATGTCAGTACCGGATGGGGCGTTACAAGGATGCCTTGGCTTCATTCTATAATGTGGTTTCCTACTACCCCCTCAGCCCCAAGCTGCCCGCGTCGACCCTCAAGATCGGCCAGACCTATACCAAGCTCAAAGACCATGAGAAAGCACGAATGATGTACGAGCGCGTGCTCGACGAATATCCGGACAGTCCGGAGGCCGAGGCGGCGAGAAAGGCGCTCGATATGGAACAGCCCCGAGCCGAATCGACAACGTTACCGGAATAG
- a CDS encoding DUF2726 domain-containing protein, translating to MDQVLFWSALVIGICAMWWFKASRKQTPTQTEERTLPTGVILEPQPLLSDRDVRLYNLLRMAAQDRYIILARVPLLGILRVQVEGSGRMQMLRRMALQHVDFVLIHPGCRLVEHVVQVEGDQELNARETEKRQDIRRIVHASGIHLVVLEADRFYSVRQLEEMLGLAGE from the coding sequence ATGGATCAAGTACTTTTCTGGAGCGCCCTGGTCATCGGCATCTGTGCGATGTGGTGGTTCAAGGCCAGCAGAAAGCAGACCCCCACACAAACGGAAGAGCGTACCCTCCCAACGGGCGTTATCCTGGAACCGCAGCCTCTTCTCAGCGATCGGGATGTGCGGCTTTACAATCTGCTCCGGATGGCGGCGCAGGACCGCTATATCATACTGGCACGGGTTCCGCTGTTGGGAATCCTGAGGGTGCAGGTCGAGGGCTCCGGGCGGATGCAGATGCTGCGCCGCATGGCACTTCAGCACGTGGACTTCGTGCTGATTCATCCGGGCTGTCGCCTCGTCGAACACGTTGTGCAAGTTGAAGGCGACCAGGAATTGAACGCACGCGAGACGGAAAAACGTCAGGACATCCGGAGAATCGTTCATGCCTCCGGTATCCACCTGGTCGTTCTTGAAGCGGATCGGTTCTATTCAGTGCGGCAGCTGGAAGAAATGCTGGGTCTTGCCGGCGAGTGA
- a CDS encoding right-handed parallel beta-helix repeat-containing protein: protein MSTEQDHRDRQDIPPNPLGGRTLVVDARDAKAYPRPSDALAEADALDQVFVRPGTYEDKIFVASRPIALIGAGRDLVQVFSRRGAPLYLQQVPSGRISGISFRYVGSDQHSAMNLLDSTCTVTQCRAMEGILSGVVIYGPESRPTFVGNEFCGNRESGLFVFAGAQPRLAENVSRGNHHFGIAVRDDGSYPELVRNQCRENMMSGILLFHHAKALLMDNRCTDNSHWGFVMTPDCIPSPDQDALESSNTLTPNPRGAVSVTETPLSEIGR from the coding sequence ATGAGCACTGAGCAGGATCATCGAGACAGGCAGGACATTCCCCCGAATCCACTTGGGGGAAGAACACTGGTGGTGGACGCCCGGGATGCCAAGGCCTATCCGAGGCCGAGCGACGCGCTCGCAGAGGCGGACGCGTTAGATCAAGTCTTCGTCCGGCCGGGAACCTATGAGGACAAGATCTTTGTGGCCTCTCGGCCGATCGCCCTCATCGGTGCCGGCCGGGATCTGGTTCAGGTATTCTCGCGGCGTGGTGCGCCCTTGTACCTGCAGCAAGTGCCGAGCGGGAGAATCAGTGGGATCAGCTTCCGCTATGTCGGAAGCGACCAGCATTCTGCCATGAATCTCCTTGATTCCACCTGCACCGTCACACAATGCCGCGCCATGGAGGGCATCCTTTCAGGCGTCGTCATCTACGGACCCGAATCCAGGCCGACGTTTGTGGGCAACGAGTTTTGTGGCAATCGGGAGTCGGGCTTGTTCGTGTTCGCCGGCGCGCAGCCTCGCCTGGCTGAGAATGTCTCCCGGGGCAATCATCATTTCGGCATTGCGGTACGAGACGACGGCAGTTACCCCGAACTGGTGAGAAATCAGTGCCGTGAGAATATGATGAGCGGCATCCTGCTGTTTCATCATGCCAAAGCGCTCCTGATGGACAACCGCTGTACGGACAATTCCCACTGGGGTTTCGTGATGACGCCAGACTGCATCCCGTCTCCGGATCAGGATGCCCTGGAATCCTCCAATACGCTGACGCCTAATCCACGGGGTGCGGTATCGGTGACCGAAACGCCGCTCTCTGAAATCGGGCGATAA